The following are encoded together in the Cervus elaphus chromosome 30, mCerEla1.1, whole genome shotgun sequence genome:
- the LOC122686912 gene encoding LOW QUALITY PROTEIN: pantothenate kinase 3-like (The sequence of the model RefSeq protein was modified relative to this genomic sequence to represent the inferred CDS: inserted 2 bases in 1 codon), producing MKIKDAKKSSFPWFGMDIGGTLVKLSYFEPIDITAEEEQEEVESLKSIRKYLTSNVAYGSTGIRDVHLELKDLTLFGRRGNLHFIRFPTQDLPTFIQMGRDKNFSTLHTVLCATGGGAYKFEKDFRTIGNLHLHKLDELDCLVKGLLYIDSVSFNGQAECYYFANASEPERCQKMPFNLDDPYPLLVVNIGSGVSILAVHSKDSYKRVTGTSLGGGTFLGLCSLLTGCESFEEALEMASXKKINRVVFVGNFLRVNTLSMKLLAYALDYWSKGQLKALFLEHEGYFGAVGALLGLPNFS from the exons ATGAAGATCAAGGATGCCAAGAAATCCTCTTTCCCATGGTTTGGCATGGACATCGGTGGAACTCTGGTAAAGCTATCATATTTTGAACCTATTGATATCACagcagaggaagaacaagaagaagTTGAGAGCTTAAAAAGTATCCGGAAATATTTGACTTCTAATGTAGCATATGGATCCACTGGTATTCGGGATGTACACCTTGAACTGAAAGATTTAACACTTTTTGGCCGGAGAGGGAACTTGCACTTTATCAGATTTCCAACCCAGGACCTGCCTACTTTTATACAAATGGGAAGAGATAAAAACTTCTCAACATTACACACGGTGCTATGTGCTACAGGAGGTGGTGCTTACAAGTTTGAAAAAGATTTTCGCACAATTGGAAACCTCCACCTGCACAAGCTGGATGAACTTGACTGCCTTGTGAAGGGCTTGCTGTATATAGATTCTGTCAGTTTCAATGGACAAGCAGAGTGCTATTATTTTGCCAATGCCTCAGAACCTGAGAGGTGCCAAAAGATGCCTTTTAACCTGGATGATCCCTATCCGCTCCTGGTAGTGAACATTGGTTCGGGAGTCAGTATTTTAGCAGTCCATTCCAAAGACAGCTATAAACGAGTAACCGGAACAAGCCTTGGAGGGGGTACCTTTCTGGGTTTATGTAGCTTGTTGACTGGCTGTGAAAGTTTTGAAGAGGCTCTTGAAATGGCGTC AAAGAAAATAAACCGAGTTGTCTTTGTTGGAAACTTTTTGCGTGTCAATACTCTCTCAATGAAACTTTTGGCATATGCACTGGATTATTGGTCAAAAGGTCAGCTGAAAGCATTATTTCTGGAGCATGAGGGATATTTTGGAGCGGTCGGTGCACTTCTTGGTCTGCCAAATTTCAGCTAA